In Prunus dulcis chromosome 1, ALMONDv2, whole genome shotgun sequence, the following are encoded in one genomic region:
- the LOC117628935 gene encoding histidine kinase 3 — MSFFHVFGFGLKVGHLLWMLCCWIISVISMNWYLTGGIMDTKAGLLGDGGKMCLKWWEKIPMNISKIRHHYYQYIGSKRVRKTWWKRLLVSWVVGWTIGSLWIFWYMSSQANEKRKETLSSMCDERARMLQDQFNVSMNHIQAMSMLISTFHHAKYPSAIDQETFARYTERTAFERPLTSGVAYAVRVLHSEKEQFEKQQGWTIKRMDTLEQNPDHKNDYSPEALEPSPVQEEYAPVIFAQDTVSHIISFDMLSGKEDRENVLRARESGKGVLTAPFRLLKTKRLGVILTFAVYKRDLPSNATPNERIQATDGYLGGVFHIESLVEKLLQQLASKQTILVNVYDITNNSHPISMYGSNVSDDEMQHISTLSFGDPLRIHEMRCRFKHRPPWPWLAITTSIGILIIALLVGHIFHATVNRIAKVEDDFHKMMELKKQAEAADVAKSQFLATVSHEIRTPMNGVLGMLHMLMDTDLDVTQQDYVKTAQASGKALVALINEVLDQAKIESGKLELEAVRFDLRAILDDVLSLFSGKSQEKGVELAVYISDQVPEMLIGDPGRFRQIITNLMGNSIKFTEKGHIFVTVHLVDELIGSIDVETESSSKNTLSGFPVADRHRSWGGFRCFSQEGSASHFASSSDLINVIVSVEDTGVGIPLEAQSRVFTPFMQVGPSISRTHGGTGIGLSISKCLVGLMKGEIGFVSIPKIGSTFTFTAVFTKAFCNSDDFKIQQINSQSNAPSSEFHGMTALVVDQRPVRAKMSRYHIQRLGIRVEVVSDLDQGLSSLSCGNTSVDMVLVEQEVWDKDSGTSALFINNLRKIRCRPPNLFILTNSSSSCRINSATSVVSNPTVIMKPLRASMLAASLQRAMGVGNKGNPRNGELPSLTLCKLLLGRKILIIDDNNVNLRVAAGALKKYGAEVVCADSGRKAISLLTPPHHFDACFMDIQMPEMDGFEATRRIRDMERNISNSIQNGKVSAEDYGNILIWHVPILAMTADVIQATHEECTNCGMDGYVSKPFEAEQLYREVSRFFQSTSKGNL, encoded by the exons CAAGGCTGGTTTGCTTGGTGATGGTGGAAAGATGTGCCTCAAATGGTGGGAGAAGATCCCAATGAATATTAGTAAGATCCGTCATCATTACTACCAGTATATTGGGTCCAAGAGAGTCCGCAAAACTTGGTGGAAAAGGCTTTTGGTTTCATGGGTGGTTGGTTGGACGATTGGGAGCCTATGGATCTTCTGGTACATGAGCTCACAAGCTAatgagaagaggaaagaaacTCTTTCAAGTATGTGTGATGAGAGGGCAAGGATGTTGCAGGATCAATTTAATGTGAGCATGAACCATATTCAGGCCATGTCCATGCTGATCTCGACTTTCCACCATGCCAAGTACCCATCTGCTATTGACCAG GAAACTTTTGCGAGGTACACTGAAAGAACTGCTTTTGAGAGGCCCCTCACGAGTGGTGTGGCATATGCTGTAAGGGTGCTCCACTCGGAAAAGGAACAATTTGAGAAGCAGCAGGGCTGGACTATCAAGAGAATGGATACCCTCGAACAAAACCCAGATCATAAGAATGACTATTCCCCAGAAGCCTTGGAACCATCCCCAGTTCAGGAAGAATATGCTCCTGTCATCTTTGCACAGGATACCGTCTCACACATCATCTCTTTTGATATGCTGTCGGGGAAG GAAGATCGAGAAAATGTGCTGCGCGCAAGAGAATCGGGAAAGGGGGTTCTAACTGCTCCTTTTCGGCTGCTTAAAACAAAGCGCCTTGGAGTAATATTGACGTTTGCTGTCTACAAAAGAGATCTGCCTTCAAATGCAACTCCAAATGAAAGAATTCAAGCTACTGATGG GTATCTTGGTGGAGTCTTTCATATCGAGTCACTTGTGGAGAAGTTACTTCAACAACTCGCAAGCAAGCAAACCATCCTAGTGAATGTGTATGACATTACCAATAATTCGCATCCAATCAGCATGTATGGTTCAAATGTTTCAGATGATGAAATGCAGCATATTAGCACCTTAAGTTTTGGAGATCCCTTAAGGATCCATGAGATGCGCTGCAG GTTCAAGCACAGGCCACCATGGCCGTGGTTAGCCATTACAACTTCAATTGGGATCCTCATTATTGCATTGCTTGTTGGGCATATATTTCATGCAACTGTAAATAGGATTGCCAAAGTGGAGGATGATTTCCATAAGATGATGGAGCTCAAGAAACAGGCTGAGGCAGCTGATGTTGCCAAATCTCAG TTCCTTGCAACTGTTTCCCATGAGATCAGAACGCCAATGAATGGTGTCCTAG GAATGTTACACATGCTAATGGACACAGACCTGGATGTAACCCAACAAGATTATGTTAAAACTGCCCAGGCCAGCGGAAAAGCACTAGTCGCACTTATAAATGAGGTCTTGGACCAAGCAAAGATTGAATCTGGTAAGCTGGAGCTCGAGGCAGTGCGTTTTGATCTGCGGGCAATTCTGGATGATGTTTTATCACTATTTTCTGGGAAGTCTCAAGAAAAAGGAGTAGAG TTGGCAGTATACATCTCAGATCAGGTTCCTGAAATGCTTATTGGCGATCCCGGAAGGTTTCGGCAGATTATCACCAACCTCATGGGGAACTCAATCAAA TTCACAGAGAAAGGACACATCTTTGTGACGGTTCATCTTGTCGACGAGCTGATCGGCTCAATAGATGTTGAGACTGAATCATCATCGAAGAACACTTTGAGTGGTTTCCCTGTTGCAGATAGACACCGTAGCTGGGGTGGATTTAGGTGTTTCAGTCAAGAGGGATCTGCAAGCCATTTCGCATCGTCCTCTGATCTCATTAATGTTATTGTATCTGTTGAGGACACAGGAGTAGGAATCCCTCTAGAAGCCCAATCTCGCGTTTTCACTCCTTTTATGCAGGTTGGACCATCCATCTCACGTACACATGGAGGAACAGGAATTGGGCTAAGCATAAGCAAGTGTTTGGTTGGCCTCATGAAAGGGGAAATCGGATTTGTGAGCATTCCAAAGATTGGTTCCACATTTACATTTACTGCTGTTTTCACCAAGGCCTTCTGTAATTCAGATGATTTTAAGATCCAGCAAATCAACAGCCAATCAAATGCTCCATCCTCAGAATTTCATGGCATGACAGCATTAGTTGTGGACCAAAGACCTGTTAGGGCCAAGATGTCAAGATATCATATCCAACGGCTCGGAATTCGTGTTGAAGTAGTTTCTGATTTGGATCAGGGTTTATCCAGTTTGAGCTGTGGGAATACATCTGTCGATATGGTCCTTGTTGAACAGGAAGTTTGGGATAAAGATTCGGGCACTTCAGCTCTCTTCATCAATAATTTAAGGAAAATTCGTTGCCGTCCACCGAATCTGTTCATTCTTACTAATTCTAGTAGCTCTTGCAGAATAAACTCTGCAACTTCAGTTGTCTCTAACCCAACTGTCATCATGAAGCCTCTTAGGGCAAGTATGCTTGCTGCCTCACTACAAAGAGCCATGGGAGTTGGCAACAAGGGTAATCCTCGAAATGGGGAGCTCCCAAGTTTGACTCTCTGCAAACTTCTACTTGGgagaaaaattcttattataGATGATAATAATGTCAATCTAAGAGTAGCTGCTGGTGCTTTGAAAAAGTATGGGGCTGAAGTGGTCTGTGCAGACAGTGGTAGAAAGGCAATCTCACTGCTTACACCGCCCCACCATTTTGATGCCTGCTTCATGGATATCCAAATGCCAGAGATGGATGG GTTTGAAGCTACAAGACGAATACGCGATATGGAACGCAATATCAGCAACAGTATTCAAAATGGCAAAGTTTCTGCGGAGGATTAtggaaatattttaatatggCATGTCCCAATTCTGGCCATGACTGCGGATGTAATTCAGGCCACCCATGAAGAATGCACAAACTGTGGAATGGATGGATATGTTTCCAAACCATTTGAAGCTGAACAGCTCTATCGTGAAGTTTCACGTTTTTTCCAATCAACTTCAAAGGGGAATTTGTAG